The genomic DNA TCGTCCGGGGTTCGATTCGGCGAACATCAACCGCCGCTTTCCTGGCGTTAGACCCAACCATCAGCAACGATATTCTGGCCTCCCTGCGGGAAGAAATCGGGCTGCTGCCGCCAACAGCTCAAAAGCCGGTCATCGTCACGGATATGGACATTCGGCGCTTTGTCCGCAAGCTGGTGGAAGTCGAGTTTCCAAACGTCTCGGTACTTTCCTACCAAGAGCTATCACCTGACTTAACGGTTCAGCCAATCGCACGGATCGCCTTGCCCCACGGCGGACGCCTGGCGGCATAGGCTCACACCCTAGCGCGCGTGTGACAGCGTCCCGGCGGCAGGGTTTCAACCGGCGGGCGGGACGTTGCTTTGTGTGGTGGGGTTCTCGACCGTGGTGGGCGCTCGGCCCGCCGTGGTCATCCACGCCAGGCGGGCGGGGCTTTTACCCAGTCACACCAACCGCCAGGCCAGCCCTTGCGCCCGGCGGATTTTGTTTCCGTCTTCACATTATTTAGCTGGAGTTTTTTAGTGAGTTTATGTACAAACCCCACCAAGCCCACGTTGCTTTAGTCCATCAAGGTGTTTTTCAGCCCTACCTTCACGTCCACGATTGACAACCCAACAAACACAAAAGGAGATTTTCCAATGCGATTCAAGCACTTGATGCACCATGTGGCCAGCGCCGTTCTATTGGCAGCGGCGTTGGTTGTTTCCTCCCCGCCTGTTTCGGGTCAGAAAACCGACCTCAGCCCCACCGTCGCGACGACACCGGGTCGCAACAACGGCAGTCGCGCAACCGACCTCCCCCCCACCACACTGTCCACCCTCCTCTGGGACAACGGGCCCTTCAACAATCTGGATGGATTGGCTTCAGAGGAAACCACAAGTATCTCAAACGCCCGCACCGCCGATGACTTCGTGATCACATCCGGCGCAACGATTGACACGATTACCTTTGATATTTACGTGGACCCCGCTGCAAGCTACACCGGCGCGGTGGATATCTACGCTGACAGTGGCGGGAGCGGTCCGGTCAACGCCCTGCCGCTGGCCACCTACACCTCGACCAGTTTCACCGTCGTGGGCAGCGGCTTTGGACTCGACATTCGGCGCTACACGGTGACGCTGTCGCCGACGCTCACGTTGTCGCCCGGCCGCTACTGGGTCAGCGGCCACGTCATCGGCACGGGCAGTGGGCGGGGATTTTTCTGCACCTCCAATGGAGCATCGCCGAGTACAGAAGAGCCCGGCTACTTCCGCAGCACATTTTTTAGCGTCCCGAACTGGGCGCTGGCTAGTTCCTTTATTGGCGCTCCGCCGCACTTTGCCTTCACCGTGAGCGGGACGACATCCAGCACCAAGGTCAATGTCAACGCCAACGTCAACTTGGTGACGACCCTGACCGGGACGCTGGGCTCCGCTTGCACCCCAAACTACCTGAATCAGTTCAACATCAACGCCAACTTGGTCAACACCGGCACGATTGTCCTGGGCAATCCCGAGTTCCAGGTCGTCGAGCTACAGCACGCCAACGGCACACCGCCACCCAATCCCTACCGGCTCAAAACGGCGGATGATTATGTAGCCTGCAACACGGGTGGCGTCGTGGGTTCAATCCAGCAGGTGTCGCCGGCTCCGTTCAACCTCAACCCGGGGAGCGCCGTCCCTGTGGCGTTTCAGATTGACCTGCCCGGCCCGACGCAGCCGCGACGGTTTCGGTTCTTCGTCAATGTCTTTGCCGTCCTCGGTCCGGTTTCCGACAGCACGCCCCGCCCGGAGAAAGGTCTCAAGAAGCACAAGCTCGGACAGCTTGCGATTGAGGTGACCGGGTATGACCAAGCCGGTGAGCCGGTGTTGGCGACGCGGTTTGTGCCGGAGCGGCATCTGCGGGGTACGCAGATTGGGATTCAGGGGGTGAAAGCCACGCTCGTACGGCGGTAGGCTAGTAGCCTTGTGGGCTCACAGAGACAACGTCCCGGCGGCAGGGTTTCACCTTGCGGGCGGGACGTTGCTTTGTGTGGTGGGGTTCTCAACTGTGGCGGGCGCTTGGCCCGCCGTGGTCATCCACGCCAGGCCAACCAGCGCCGGGGCGAGCGTGTTGATGGCAAACAGCAAGAGCGAAGCGTTGACCGCCGTCGGGACGCCAACCCCATGCGCGTGCAGAATCACGGCGGCCGTTCCTTCACGAACACCGATGCCGGCTGGTGTTATCGGGATGAGGTTTGACAGCAAAATCCACGGAAAGGCGAAGGCAATCACGGCAAAGCCGACCGGCTCAAACGCCCGCGCCAACACATACAGTGACACCACGTCTAACCCGGTGAGCAGGACGGCGGCTATCAGGTTAGCGGCAATGTCGCGGTGACGCAGACGCTTGAGCGCGGCCGCCGCCGGATAGAGCCGTTCCCGCAGCCACGCCGGAAGGTAACGCGCGGCCAACAGGGCCGGTAGTCCGACCGGCAAGGTGAACACCAGCAGTAACGCGCTGCACCCGGCTGCGGCCAACGGCCACCTCCAGTCCGGTGGGGCAACGGCCAGTGTCCCAAAACAGGCGGCGGCACCCAGGGCGGCAACGTCGGTTGCGCGGTCAATGAGAAACAGTCCGGCAGCCGCCGTCCGCATTCCGGGTGGGAGAAAAGCCGCGCGCCCAAGTTCGCCGACCCGGCCGGGCGTGACCAAACCGAGCGCCATGCCACACAGCAGCGAACGACTGGCGGTCAGCCGTGAAGTCTCCGCACGAACGCGCATCAGAAGCCACCGCCACTTGGCAGCGCGAATAACCAGCATCGCCCCACCCAGGCCCAGCGCCGCGCCAATCCAACGCCAATCAGCGTCACGAAAAGCCAGGCCCACGGCGGCAAGGTGGCCGGTTCGCGCCGCCAGCGCCAGCAGCCCCGCCAACGCCAGCCACTTGGCGACCGTCCAGGCGGTCTGGCGCGCCGACCGCGTCCCAGGTTTCACAACTGAAAGCCGTCGCCCAACTGCCGAACCTCCCGCTGCGGCGCGTCGTGCAACGTCCGCGGGGCCGGACGGCCGCCGCGCTCGATAAACGCCAGCAAGGCGCGCGCGCGTTGGATGTAGGGCGGGGGACTAGGGTCAGGCACGAGCGCGACGGCGCGCTGCAAATCAGCGCGGGCGCGCGGCACATCGCCAAGGTAAAGCAGGACTTCACCCCGATTCACCAGCGCCACGGCGTCATCCGGCGTCGCCGTCAGGACGCGGTTCAGGTGGGGCAACGCCCCGGCGTAGTCCCGGACACGCAGCTTGAGCGCGCCCAGCGCGGACTGAAAGTACACCGTCGCCGGAACCAGCGCGGCCAGGCCTTCAAAGACGGTAATGGCTTCGGCATGCCGCCCCTGCTCGGCCAGGCTGTAGCCCAAATCGGTCACCAGGCGAACCTCTTCGGGCGTCCAACCGGTGGCCGCCGCCAGCGACAAGCCACCTTGCAACCAGTCGTGATCCTGTTTGGTGAGCATGGACAATTCCAAATGCGAGCAGATGGCATCGGTTTCCCAACGCTACCGATGGAAGCGAGTGACTGCAAGCTGGAAAACCCTGTCGGAAAAAGCCATGACCCTTTACTTTTTGGACCGGCTCTGAGAAAAACGATGGCTTCCATCCTCGTTGCGCGCAAACGTCACATCACGGCAGCGGCTGGTTTCTCTATGCTGAAAAAAATTCCATTACACTGGCAAATCCTGGCCGGCATGGCGCTTGGGCTGGCCATCGGCTTTGCCGCGGATAGATTTGGCGCGCAACAGTTCGTCAAGCACTGGGTCAAGCCCTTTGGAACGATCTTCATCAACTTGCTCAAGATGATCGCCGTGCCGCTGATCATCGCGTCGCTCATCAAGGGCATAGCGGACATGAAGGACATCAGCCGACTGTCCCGGATGGGCTGGCGCACGCTTGCGCTCTACTTGTTGACGACGGCAGCGGCGGTGGCCATCGGCCTCGTCATCGTCAACCTCGTCAAGCCCGGCGCCGGCGTTGCTCAGGCAACCCGCGAAAAGCTCCTGCGAACCTATGCCGGGGAAGCCGAGCAGCGCATCAGCAGCGCCCAATCCGAGCAGGAAAAGGGCCCGCTTCAGCCCCTGGTGGACATCGTCCCGGACAACGTCTTTGCCGCCACGACAGACAATCGCCGGATGTTGCAGGTCATCTTCTTTGCCCTCCTGGTTGGCGTCGGACTGATCCTCATTGCGGAAGACCAGGCCAAGCCCGTCAAGGCGGTCGTTGACGGGCTGAACGAAGTAATCCTCAAACTGGTGGACTTGATCATGCTGGCCGCGCCGGTTGGCGTCATGGCGCTGCTGGCCGCGCTGGTGACGGAATCACCAAGCGCCGACATCCTGACCAGTCTGGTCTGGTACGCCGCCTGTGTCGTAGCCGGCATTGCCCTTCTGGTGCTGGTGTTCTACCCCCTTTTGGTGCGGCTTCTGGCGGGCAAGTCCTATCGGTTTTTCTTCCGGGGCATCATGCCGGCCCAGTTGGTGGCCTTTTCGACCAGTTCGAGCGCGGCGACCCTGCCCGTCACCATGGAGCGGGTGGAAGAACACCTCGGCGTGTCGGAAGAAGTCGCCAGCTTCGTACTGCCGATTGGGGCAACGATGAACATGGACGGAACGGCGCTTTACCAGGGCGTGGCCGCCGTCTTCATTGCGCAGGTGTTGGGCCTGAATCTCAGCCTGGGCGATCAGTTGGGCATTCTCCTGACGGCAACGCTGGCCTCGATTGGCGCGGCCGCCGTCCCCAGCGCCGGGCTGGTCGTGCTGGTCATCGTCCTCGGCGCGGCCGGCATTCCACAGGCAGGACTGGCGCTCATCTTTGCCATTGACCGCCCGCTGGACATGTGCCGAACAGTCGCCAACGTGACGAGTGACGCCTGCGTTGCCATGGTTGTCGCCAACACCATGGGGCTCCTGGGTGAGCCACACGAACGCCGACTGGACGACTTTTACCCGAAGCCACAGGAACCGGCCTAGCGCGTCACCGACCACATCACAAGTGACGGGCACGGCTTTTCCCACGGCCAGTGCCTTTGAAAAAACCGGCACTTCGCTGCAAAAGCGGCTCCAGGTCTTGAAAAGCCTTGCGCGCCGGCCGCCGCCGCATAGCATGCCGGTTGTTTCACAAATCTGAGGACCTGGTTTCGCATGGCTACGCAAACGGACTGGTTGCTCGCGCTTGCCCTCGCCTACGAACGCAATACCAGTCAAAACCCCATTCCACCGGCCGAACTGTTCGCACTCTTGCCCGAAGAAGCGCGGCAGGCATTGGAACAGCGGCAAGCGGGTATTCTGGCGGGTGACGACGCGGCCGTGACCGCCTGGCTGGCCCCGACCCTGGATGACCTGCGCCGCCGCGTTCGGCAGAAGCCGCTCACGCTGGATGCGCGCATTCACCCATCCCACATTGCGGCCGTCCTGCGCGACGAGCCGCCCTACATTCAGCGGTTGCTCCTCGCCACCTTGCCGGCGCCAACCGGGGCATCCGTGGCGCGCGCGCTCCGGCAAGGGCAAGCCCGCCTCAACCCAGACGACCTAGCCCCGGTGGCACCGGTGCTCAACGCCGTCCGCCAGCGATTTTTGGAGCACTTCGTCAGCGCCGACCAAATCGCGCCATTGACCGCGTTTGACGAATTGACCGAAGCCGAGTTGCACCAGGTCGCCCAGGCGGTCGGGATTGCCGAGTTGGCGCTGGCCGGCTATGACTTGCCGACGACGGAAGCCGTCACGGCCCTGCTGCGGCGCTTTGCCGAAACCGAGGCCCGGGCGATTGCCGAGCAGATAGCGGCCCTGCGCGTACAGCCAAAGGCTCCGGCCGTGGCGCGCCGCGAGTTTGCCCGCCAGATCGTCCGCTCCGCCATGACGCATCACAAACGCGACCCAGAACTGACCACGACCCTCGGCTGGCAGGTGGTGATGACGGCCGTGCCGGCCGCCTGCGAAGCCAACCGCCTTGCGTTCATGTTCCAAAAACTGACGCCCAAGTTGGTGCGGCGGCTCCAGGAATGGCTCGATGCGCCACCGGTAGCAGCACTGCCCGACTTGCAGCGACAACTGTTTCAGGGGATTTTGCGGATCGCGCAACACCATCGTAACGGAACCATGCCCGACTTGTCGGCAAAAGCCGTGCCGTTGGCATAGCCTGCCCCGGCCAGTCCACATCAGCCCATGCTCATCGTCAAACCTTCCAGTTCCGACTTCGTTCCCCTCACAGGCGGCATCGTCAAACGCCCGATGGTCGAGGCGCGCGCCGAAGCCCGCCGGCTCATCAACGAAGCCCAGGCTGAAGCCAGGCGGCTCGTGGATGCCGCCCACGCCGAGGTGGAACGGGTTCGCTCCGAAGCCTATGCGGCCGGCTACGAAGCCGGCCTCAAAGAACTGACCACCCACCTGCTCGACGCGCAACGCCGCCGTGACGCTTTGCTGTCCAGCGTGGAGCGCGAAGTGCTGCGCCTGGCGCTGCGTATCGCGGAAAAAATCATTGGGCGTGAGATTGAAACCCAGGACACTACACTGCTGGACATCGTCCGGGCCGCGCTACGCAACATTCGGCAGGCGAGTGCCGTGACGATCTGCGTCAATCCGGCCGACGTGCCCAAGCTCGAGCGCCACCGAGAAGCCATCGAAACACTCCGGCGCGGACAGTTTGTCAATATCGTTCCAGATACGCGGGTGTCGGTTGGAGGCTGCATCCTGGAAAGTGAGTCCGGTATCGTGGACGCTCAACTTGACACCCAACTGCGCGTGCTTGAGCAAGCGCTGCTCGACCTACACGATATGCAGCGGCGTGACGCGCGGCCTGGTTCGCTCGAATGAACTTTCGGACACAACAGAAACCTTCGGAAAGCGCACGCTTGATTGCGTTGGGGGTGGCTACGGCCGTTTGCCTCCTACTGTCCATCGCTCTAGGCGGAGGACTATGGTTGTTTTTTGGTGCCTTGCCGACGCCAGCGCCCAGCCCGCCAGTGAACACACCAGCCAAGCAGCCGGTTCTGGTCGAACCGTCAGCGGCGCCGGCTCCCCCGCCGCCAACCCCACCGACACCAGTCATTGGAACGGTTCTGATCCCGGCCGGCCTCGTCGCGCTCGGCGGTGTGGATGGGGTTCCTCCACGTAAGGTCGCCGTCGAGACGTTCTTTATCTTGGAAACTGAAGTCACCAACCAGCAGTATCAAGAATTCATCACCGCGACGCGCCATGCTGCGCCGTCCGGGTGGGCCAACGGCAACTTTCCGGTTGGAGCCGCCATGCAACCCGTGACCAATGTCTCCTGGCACGACGCCAACGATTTTTGCGCCTGGTACAGCGCGAAAATTGGGGCAAAAGTGCGCCTCCCGACTGAAGCCGAATGGCTGCGCGCGGCCCAAGGGGATGACAACCTGACATATCCCTGGGGCAAGGACTGGCAAGACAACGTTGCCGCCTCGAAGCAAACCGGCGGGAAAATTTTTCCGGTCAAGAGTTTTCCGGCCGGCCGCAGTTCCTACGGGGTTTATGATTTGGCCGGCAATGTCTGGGAGTGGACAAACGACGTTGAGTTAGACGCACAGGGCGCACCCAAAGCCGATGACAAGGGACAAACCCGGCGCATCATCAAAGGTGGTTCGGCGGATGAAGACCCCCGGACACTGATCCTGAGCGTGCGCAAAGCCGTTCCACCCACGGTCACGGACCCCCTGCTCGGCTTTCGTTACATCGTTGTGCCAAACTCGGCACCGGCGGCTGGTGCGACGGCAGCCGGTTCGCCACCAAGCGCATCCAAGCCCTGAACTTGCCTTGAAGGCTTGTTGTGGAGGTACGCTTATGACCAAGCCATCCGGCATCTGGCCCGTGGGGCTGGCCCTGCTGCTCTGTTGCACCATTGGCGAGCTGTGCCGCGCCCAGGAATCCAACATCGAGCGGCGCCTGAAGGGCGAACCCAAACCGGTGGAATCGCACTCTGAGCCGGACGCCACCCTGCCAAAGGAAAGGAAACCGCCATCGCGTCCACGGTTGGCGCATCCATCGTCCAAAAGGGTCATTCCGGCGACTGACCCGACACCTACCCCACCAACCGGCGAAACTCCGCCGAAACCGATTGACATCTTGGTAGCCGTCAATGTCACCCAGGCCGCTATCTCCATCGGGGAGGAGGAAGTCGGCATCGCCCGCTGTGACCAGCCGCTCAAACTCCGGTTGTCGCCGGGTGTCGTCCGCATCAGTGCCACGAGTGACAACTATTTGCCGTTTTCCCAGGAAGTCCAAATCGCTCCCGACACAAAGCGCCTGGAAATCGCGCTGGACTACGACATCGAAGCGCTCTTCGCCCGTTACGAGAACCCGCGCACGACTAACCTAGTCACGGCCGAAGAATGGGAGGCGCTGGTTGATACTGCCAATCGGCACATCGAGTCAGGCGACCTGCGCGTCGAGTACCGCGCGCTGGAACTCCTCGGACAGGGCATGCTGGCCCTGCGCGTGGGGGATACGGCCAGCGCGTTATCCCGATTGTTGGGAGCCACTCGACTGTTTCCGACCTCTGCCGTAGCCAATTACGCGCTCGGGCAAGCTTATCTGGCCGCCAATCAGCCGGCCGAAGCCATTCCGGCCTTCCAGCGGTCCATGGCCGCCAACCCGGTGCTGGCCATGGCGCATTATGGCTTGGGGGTTGCCTTGCTACGGCGCGGGCAGGCACGCGAAGCCGTGCCGAGCCTGGAACGGGCCGAAGCGCTGGGTTATGCGCCGCCCGACCTGCCGGTACAGCTTGCCCGCGCGCTCGTGGCGCAGCGGTCGTACGGCGCGGCCATCGAGCGGTTGCGCCCGTTGATGCTGTCGCCTTCGGTGGACGTACTCATCACCCTGGGCGACGCCTACGCCGGACAAAAAAAAGCCGACGCGGCGCGCGAAGCCTACGAAACGGCGCTCCAGCGCGACCCGGCGTCACCACTCCCGCCGGCCCGCCTTGGAGAAATGTTGTTCCGAGCAAAGAAATACCAGGAGGCGCTCCCTTACTTGCAGCAGGCCCTGGACCTTGACCCCAATGGTCAACTCGTTGACGTCGGCGCGTTGCGCGCCATGCTTCAAAAGACTGTAGACAAGAAGAAAAAGTAAGTCATTGGGCAAGCGCCTCGCTCGCGTCTGCCCCAGAGGTCGTCTGCCACCTTCCTTGACGCAAAAAAAAACACTATATGCTGCAAAT from Chloracidobacterium validum includes the following:
- the sctL gene encoding type III secretion system stator protein SctL → MLIVKPSSSDFVPLTGGIVKRPMVEARAEARRLINEAQAEARRLVDAAHAEVERVRSEAYAAGYEAGLKELTTHLLDAQRRRDALLSSVEREVLRLALRIAEKIIGREIETQDTTLLDIVRAALRNIRQASAVTICVNPADVPKLERHREAIETLRRGQFVNIVPDTRVSVGGCILESESGIVDAQLDTQLRVLEQALLDLHDMQRRDARPGSLE
- a CDS encoding tetratricopeptide repeat protein; this translates as MTKPSGIWPVGLALLLCCTIGELCRAQESNIERRLKGEPKPVESHSEPDATLPKERKPPSRPRLAHPSSKRVIPATDPTPTPPTGETPPKPIDILVAVNVTQAAISIGEEEVGIARCDQPLKLRLSPGVVRISATSDNYLPFSQEVQIAPDTKRLEIALDYDIEALFARYENPRTTNLVTAEEWEALVDTANRHIESGDLRVEYRALELLGQGMLALRVGDTASALSRLLGATRLFPTSAVANYALGQAYLAANQPAEAIPAFQRSMAANPVLAMAHYGLGVALLRRGQAREAVPSLERAEALGYAPPDLPVQLARALVAQRSYGAAIERLRPLMLSPSVDVLITLGDAYAGQKKADAAREAYETALQRDPASPLPPARLGEMLFRAKKYQEALPYLQQALDLDPNGQLVDVGALRAMLQKTVDKKKK
- a CDS encoding dicarboxylate/amino acid:cation symporter; translated protein: MASILVARKRHITAAAGFSMLKKIPLHWQILAGMALGLAIGFAADRFGAQQFVKHWVKPFGTIFINLLKMIAVPLIIASLIKGIADMKDISRLSRMGWRTLALYLLTTAAAVAIGLVIVNLVKPGAGVAQATREKLLRTYAGEAEQRISSAQSEQEKGPLQPLVDIVPDNVFAATTDNRRMLQVIFFALLVGVGLILIAEDQAKPVKAVVDGLNEVILKLVDLIMLAAPVGVMALLAALVTESPSADILTSLVWYAACVVAGIALLVLVFYPLLVRLLAGKSYRFFFRGIMPAQLVAFSTSSSAATLPVTMERVEEHLGVSEEVASFVLPIGATMNMDGTALYQGVAAVFIAQVLGLNLSLGDQLGILLTATLASIGAAAVPSAGLVVLVIVLGAAGIPQAGLALIFAIDRPLDMCRTVANVTSDACVAMVVANTMGLLGEPHERRLDDFYPKPQEPA
- a CDS encoding tetratricopeptide repeat protein — its product is MLTKQDHDWLQGGLSLAAATGWTPEEVRLVTDLGYSLAEQGRHAEAITVFEGLAALVPATVYFQSALGALKLRVRDYAGALPHLNRVLTATPDDAVALVNRGEVLLYLGDVPRARADLQRAVALVPDPSPPPYIQRARALLAFIERGGRPAPRTLHDAPQREVRQLGDGFQL
- a CDS encoding lysylphosphatidylglycerol synthase transmembrane domain-containing protein → MKPGTRSARQTAWTVAKWLALAGLLALAARTGHLAAVGLAFRDADWRWIGAALGLGGAMLVIRAAKWRWLLMRVRAETSRLTASRSLLCGMALGLVTPGRVGELGRAAFLPPGMRTAAAGLFLIDRATDVAALGAAACFGTLAVAPPDWRWPLAAAGCSALLLVFTLPVGLPALLAARYLPAWLRERLYPAAAALKRLRHRDIAANLIAAVLLTGLDVVSLYVLARAFEPVGFAVIAFAFPWILLSNLIPITPAGIGVREGTAAVILHAHGVGVPTAVNASLLLFAINTLAPALVGLAWMTTAGQAPATVENPTTQSNVPPAR
- a CDS encoding formylglycine-generating enzyme family protein, producing the protein MFFGALPTPAPSPPVNTPAKQPVLVEPSAAPAPPPPTPPTPVIGTVLIPAGLVALGGVDGVPPRKVAVETFFILETEVTNQQYQEFITATRHAAPSGWANGNFPVGAAMQPVTNVSWHDANDFCAWYSAKIGAKVRLPTEAEWLRAAQGDDNLTYPWGKDWQDNVAASKQTGGKIFPVKSFPAGRSSYGVYDLAGNVWEWTNDVELDAQGAPKADDKGQTRRIIKGGSADEDPRTLILSVRKAVPPTVTDPLLGFRYIVVPNSAPAAGATAAGSPPSASKP